The following proteins are co-located in the Neomonachus schauinslandi chromosome 8, ASM220157v2, whole genome shotgun sequence genome:
- the CCR6 gene encoding C-C chemokine receptor type 6 has translation MNLSTVFSFSEDYFGLGNISDYSFDDDTLLCSLQEVRKFSGLFVPMAYSLICVFGLLGNILVVATFAFYKKTKSMTDVYLLNMAIADILFVLTLPFWAVSHATGEWIFSNAICKLMKGIYAVNFNCGMLLLACISMDRYIAIVQATKSFRLRSRTLAHRRMICLVVWVLSVLISSWTFVFNQKYSVQGSDVCEPRYHEGSDPIKWKLLMLGLQLFFGFFIPLVFMIFCYMFIVKTLVQAQNSKRHKAIRVIIAVVLVFLACQIPHNMVLLVTAVQLGRMNRSCHGQKLLGYSTNVTEVLAFLHCCLNPVLYAFIGQKFRSYFLKIVKDLWCVRRRQKAPGFSCSRLYSETFTSRQNSETVDNENASSFTM, from the coding sequence ATGAATCTCAGCACTGTCTTCAGCTTCAGTGAGGACTATTTTGGGTTGGGTAATATTTCAGATTATTCATTTGATGATGACACCTTACTGTGTTCCTTGCAAGAGGTCAGAAAATTCTCTGGGCTCTTTGTGCCCATGGCTTACTCCCTGATATGTGTCTTTGGCCTTTTGGGCAACATTTTGGTGGTGGCCACCTTTGCTTTTTATAAGAAAACCAAGTCCATGACAGACGTTTATCTCTTGAATATGGCCATTGCCGACATCTTGTTCGTCCTCACCCTCCCGTTCTGGGCTGTTAGCCACGCCACGGGTGAGTGGATTTTCAGCAATGCCATATGCAAGCTGATGAAGGGCATCTATGCCGTCAACTTCAACTGTGGAATGCTGCTCCTGGCCTGCATCAGCATGGACCGCTACATCGCCATTGTGCAGGCCACCAAGTCGTTCCGGCTGCGGTCCAGAACCCTGGCGCACCGCAGGATGATCTGCTTGGTTGTATGGGTGCTGTCGGTGCTCATCTCCAGCTGGACGTTCGTGTTCAACCAGAAGTACAGCGTGCAGGGCAGCGATGTGTGCGAGCCCCGCTACCATGAGGGCTCCGACCCCATCAAGTGGAAGCTGCTGATGCTGGGGCTTCAGCTCTTCTTCGGCTTCTTCATCCCACTGGTGTTTATGATCTTCTGCTACATGTTCATTGTCAAAACCCTAGTGCAGGCTCAGAACTCCAAGCGGCACAAGGCCATCCGTGTGATTATTGCGGTGGTGCTGGTGTTTCTGGCTTGCCAGATCCCCCACAACATGGTGCTCCTGGTGACGGCCGTGCAGCTGGGCAGGATGAACCGCTCCTGCCACGGCCAGAAGCTGCTGGGCTACAGCACCAACGTCACCGAGGTCCTGGCCTTCCTGCACTGCTGTCTCAACCCTGTGCTCTACGCCTTCATTGGGCAAAAGTTTAGGAGCTACTTTCTGAAGATCGTGAAGGATCTGTGGTGTGTGCGACGGAGGCAGAAGGCGCCGGGCTTCTCCTGCTCCAGGCTGTACTCGGAAACCTTCACCTCGAGGCAGAACAGCGAGACCGTGGACAACGAGAACGCGTCGTCCTTCACCATGTGA
- the GPR31 gene encoding 12-(S)-hydroxy-5,8,10,14-eicosatetraenoic acid receptor yields MPPANCLAPSVVVEASVAMLLLLEGGLGLLGNAVALWTFFFRLQVWKPYAVYLLNLVVADLLLTFCLPFHAAFYLRHKTWSFGHASCQSLFFLQVLSRGAGIAFLTAVALDRYFRVVHPRLKVNLASPRAAWGVSGFMWLLLLGLTHQSLFVSEAACPGLEPVGEVSFSIIWQEALFFLQFVLPFGLILFCNARILRTLQRRLRDPDKQPKLQRARALVTVVVVLFAVCFLPSFLARILVAAFRRVGGCGFLGAMVHVCDVTNGLTYLQSVLNPVVYCFSSPAFRYSYRKVFNTLRGRGRETEAPGDIKDSYS; encoded by the coding sequence ATGCCCCCCGCCAACTGCTTGGCGCCCAGCGTCGTGGTGGAGGCGTCTGTGGCCATGCTGCTCCTGCTGGAGGGCGGCCTGGGCCTTCTGGGCAACGCCGTGGCGCTGTGGACCTTCTTCTTCCGCCTGCAGGTGTGGAAACCCTACGCCGTCTACCTGCTCAACCTGGTCGTGGCCGACCTCCTGCTGACCTTCTGCCTGCCCTTCCACGCTGCCTTCTACCTGAGACACAAGACGTGGAGCTTTGGACACGCGTCCTGCCAAAGCCTGTTCTTCCTGCAGGTCCTCAGCCGTGGGGCGGGCATCGCCTTCCTCACGGCCGTGGCTTTAGACCGGTACTTCCGGGTGGTCCACCCCCGGCTGAAGGTCAACCTCGCGTCCCCCCGGGCGGCCTGGGGGGTGTCGGGCTTCATGTGGCTGCTGCTGCTCGGCCTCACCCACCAGAGCCTGTTTGTCTCGGAGGCCGCGTGCCCGGGTCTGGAGCCTGTGGGAGAAGTCTCCTTCAGCATCATTTGGCAGGAAGCACTGTTCTTCCTGCAGTTTGTCCTTCCCTTTGGGCTCATCCTGTTTTGCAACGCCAGGATCCTCAGGACCCTCCAGAGGCGACTCCGAGACCCGGACAAACAGCCCAAGCTGCAGAGGGCCCGGGCGCTGGTGACGGTGGTCGTGGTCCTGTTCGCGGTGTGCTTTCTGCCCAGCTTCTTGGCCCGGATCTTGGTGGCCGCCTTCCGCAGGGTGGGCGGCTGCGGGTTCCTGGGAGCGATGGTGCACGTGTGCGACGTGACCAACGGCCTCACCTACCTGCAGAGTGTGCTGAACCCGGTGGTGTACTGCTTCTCCAGCCCCGCGTTCAGATACTCCTACCGCAAGGTCTTCAACACCCTCAGAGGCCGAGGGAGGGAAACCGAGGCCCCGGGGGACATCAAAGACTCCTACTCTTGA